Proteins encoded by one window of Lathyrus oleraceus cultivar Zhongwan6 chromosome 1, CAAS_Psat_ZW6_1.0, whole genome shotgun sequence:
- the LOC127128640 gene encoding sucrose transport protein SUC8, which produces MDNPSTNESSNISSIHLESASNRKPTPLIKMIAVASIAAGIQFGWALQLSLLTPYIQLLGVPHKWAANIWLCGPISGMIIQPIVGYYSDRNRSRFGRRRPFIFFGAIAVAVAVFLIGFAADIGHSFGDDLKKKTRPKAVVIFVFGFWILDVANNMLQGPCRAFIGDLAADDHRRMRTGNALFSFFMAVGNVLGYAAGSYRKLFMMLPFTKTEACNEFCANLKTCFFIAIFLLILLSTFALLYVEDIPLPSIESQSQTQTQTQSEPEQQVSCFGEILGAFNGLQKPMWMLMLVTAINWIAWFPFFLFDTDWMGHEVYGGNPGDDAYNRGVRAGAMGLMINAVVLALMSLAVEPLGRFVGGAKRLWGIVNIILAVGLAMTIVITKAAQHERHVSNGNTPSAGISAASFAFFALLGIPLAINFSVPFALASIYSSASGAGQGLSLGVLNIAIVVPQMIVSALSGPWDSLFGGGNLPAFVVGIGAAVISGVLAIIILPTPKATDVAKVPIAGGFH; this is translated from the exons ATGGATAATCCTTCCACCAATGAAAGTTCCAACATTTCTTCTATTCATTTAGAGTCTGCTTCAAACCGAAAACCAACCCCTCTCATTAAGATGATAGCAGTTGCTTCCATCGCAGCCGGTATCCAGTTTGGTTGGGCCCTACAGCTATCTTTGCTAACACCATACATCCAGCTGCTTGGCGTCCCACATAAATGGGCAGCCAATATCTGGCTGTGCGGCCCAATTTCTGGCATGATCATCCAACCGATCGTCGGTTACTACAGTGATCGGAACCGTTCTCGTTTCGGTCGCCGCCGTCCATTCATCTTCTTCGGCGCCATTGCCGTCGCGGTCGCAGTCTTTCTCATCGGGTTCGCTGCTGATATCGGTCACTCATTCGGCGACGATCTCAAGAAGAAAACACGACCCAAAGCGGTTGTCATCTTTGTATTTGGTTTCTGGATACTCGACGTCGCTAATAACATGCTCCAAGGACCATGTCGTGCCTTCATCGGGGACCTCGCTGCTGACGACCATAGAAGAATGAGAACCGGTAATGCTCTGTTCTCATTCTTCATGGCAGTAGGTAATGTCCTTGGTTATGCCGCGGGCTCTTACCGTAAGCTCTTCATGATGCTCCCTTTCACAAAAACCGAAGCTTGCAACGAGTTTTGCGCAAATCTTAAAACTTGTTTCTTCATTGCAATATTTCTCCTTATCTTACTTTCAACCTTCGCTCTTCTTTACGTAGAAGACATCCCGTTACCATCAATAGAATCACAATCGCAGACGCAAACACAGACACAGTCGGAACCAGAACAACAGGTTTCGTGTTTCGGAGAGATACTAGGTGCATTCAACGGACTACAAAAACCGATGTGGATGTTAATGTTAGTGACAGCTATAAACTGGATAGCTTGGTTCCCATTTTTCTTGTTTGACACTGATTGGATGGGTCACGAAGTGTACGGCGGCAATCCCGGAGACGATGCTTACAACCGTGGCGTCCGTGCCGGAGCAATGGGACTCATGATCAATGCTGTTGTGCTTGCTTTAATGTCGTTAGCGGTGGAGCCATTAGGGCGTTTTGTGGGGGGTGCAAAGAGACTTTGGGGGATTGTGAATATTATTCTTGCAGTTGGACTTGCCATGACTATAGTCATTACCAAGGCAGCTCAGCATGAACGCCACGTCAGCAATGGTAATACGCCTTCGGCTGGTATTTCGGCTGCCTCGTTCGCTTTCTTCGCTCTCCTGGGAATCCCTCTTGCG ATTAATTTCAGTGTCCCATTTGCTTTAGCATCTATTTACTCCAGTGCTTCTGGGGCTGGACAAG GTTTATCTTTGGGAGTTCTCAATATTGCAATTGTGGTTCCACAA ATGATAGTATCCGCATTGAGTGGACCATGGGACTCTCTGTTTGGCGGAGGCAACTTACCGGCGTTTGTGGTCGGTATCGGGGCGGCCGTCATCAGTGGTGTATTAGCAATTATTATTTTACCTACCCCAAAGGCAACCGATGTGGCCAAGGTTCCAATTGCGGGTGGATTTCATTAG